In one Myxosarcina sp. GI1 genomic region, the following are encoded:
- a CDS encoding YidH family protein encodes MSRIPPENSRNVATELAKERNRAAAERTLMAWIRTCLSLISFGFGIDRVVAAIDASQANERFNSLHLSRLLGLAFIALGTYAMLAAAIEHQQELTHIQKEQYFYKPRRSLGLTVAIGLIFIGAFAFAGIVINSFR; translated from the coding sequence ATGAGCCGAATACCTCCTGAAAATTCAAGAAATGTCGCTACCGAACTTGCCAAAGAACGCAATCGTGCTGCTGCCGAACGCACCTTGATGGCGTGGATTCGCACCTGTCTTTCGCTGATTAGCTTTGGTTTTGGAATCGATCGCGTCGTAGCGGCAATTGATGCTTCTCAAGCAAACGAACGTTTTAATTCTCTGCATCTATCTCGCCTTCTCGGACTGGCATTTATTGCCCTGGGTACTTACGCCATGCTAGCAGCAGCGATCGAACACCAACAAGAACTCACTCATATTCAAAAAGAGCAATATTTCTACAAACCCCGTCGCTCTTTAGGATTGACTGTAGCAATTGGATTGATTTTTATCGGTGCATTTGCCTTTGCTGGTATTGTAATTAACTCATTTAGGTAA
- a CDS encoding YidH family protein — protein MSSTNELAKERNRAAAERTLLGWIQRSVALIGFGVAFEQIYIGIKVIFPLTDLTFKIQLVYFLSLTFVGVGIFLLILAIRQYSLQVRAIERNNYLLFPSRPFNSIATLAIILFGILCLLAISIKLN, from the coding sequence ATGAGTTCGACTAATGAATTAGCCAAAGAACGCAACCGCGCTGCTGCCGAACGCACTCTGCTTGGCTGGATACAAAGAAGCGTAGCTTTAATTGGTTTTGGCGTAGCCTTCGAGCAAATATATATAGGTATTAAAGTTATATTTCCTCTAACCGATCTTACCTTCAAAATACAACTTGTTTATTTTTTAAGCTTGACCTTTGTTGGTGTGGGAATATTTTTATTAATTTTAGCAATTAGGCAGTATTCATTACAGGTTAGAGCGATCGAGCGTAATAATTATCTACTTTTTCCCAGTCGTCCTTTTAATTCGATCGCCACCTTAGCAATCATTTTGTTTGGAATTTTGTGCTTATTAGCTATTTCGATTAAGTTAAATTAG